CGATCATGTCGCCCTTCGGGGCGATCACGCCCTCGGGGCTCTCGAACGCGCGGGTGCTGCGCCAGAACGCCCCGATGCTGCGCGAGATGCTCGCGAAGGCCCGGGACCAGGGGCGCGGCGCCTAGACGCTGTGGGCGGGGCGGGGCGTGTCCTCGTTCACGCGTTCCTTGGTGATCTTCCCGGCGTGCTCGGCGAGGGTGAGCATGTGGGGCTCTTCGTTGACGCGCAGGAGCAGGTGGACGGGGCGTCCCCAGATGACGCGGAGAGAGCGCAGCACCTCGGCCGCCCGCGCCGCGTCGACCTCGACCCCGGAGAACTTGTGCGCGAGGACGAGCTCGCCCCGGTTGAGGTAGTTGGCGTCGACGACGTAGATGAAGGGCTGGCCGGCGTTGGTGAGGTGGTGGAGGAGGGTCTGCTTCACGCGGGCGAAGTCGCGCGAGACGATCTTGATCTCGCCGGTCTGCGGGTCGCGGGCGTGCTGGTACATGCGGTGGCGTTCGACGAACTCCTCGGTGAGGAACTCGTCGATGAACGACACGTCGTTGTAGATGCGCCGGACCTCGAAGATCTTGTCGCGCCCGCGCATGGACTTGTCGTCGAAGGCGTCCTTGGCGCCCAGCTCGCGCAGGTCTTCCCATCGCGGGCCGTGCTGCCCGGTGTTCCAGCGGCGTTCGATGTCCTTGAAGAGCTCGACGCCGATCTTGTACGGGTTGAACCCACCCGGGGGCATGTAGACGACGCCCGAGTGCTGGTCGGCGTAGTGGACGATCTCCCGCGCTTCCAGGAAGTGCTGCGTCATGAGCTTGGAGTGCCAGTACGTCGCCCAGCCCTCGTTCATGACCTTGGTCATGCCCTGGGGGGCGTAGTAGTACGCCTCGTCGCGGACGATCGCGAGCACGTCCTGCTGCCATGATTCCAGGCGCGCGTGGCGCAGCAGGAAGAGCAGCACGTCGCGCTCGGGGCTGGCGGGGGTGCGGGCGCGCTGGGCCTTCATCTCCGCCTCGTGCTCGCGCTTCTGGCGGTCGAGCTCCTCCTGCGGGTTGATGAACGGGTCCATGTAGTCCTTGGCGGGGAGCTTCTCGGCGTGGAAGGCGTCGGACGACTGCCCGTCGTCGTCGCGCGGGGAGGGCGGGCGGGCGTCGACCGCGCCCTTGTAGACGCTGTGCGGATCGATGAGGTTCTCGATCGTGAGGCAGGCGTCCACGAACCGTTCCACCACCTCGTGCCCGTGACGCTCGATGTGCCGTCGCACGCGGGTCGAGTGGTTCGCCATCTCGTCCATCATCTTGCGGTTGGTCTTCGCGAACCAGAGGTTGTTCTTGAAGAAGTCCGCGTGCCCGTAGACGTGGGCCATGACGAGCTTCTGGTCCGTGACGGCGTTGGATTCCTGCAGGTACGCGTACACGGGGTCGTTGTTGATCACCATCTCGTAGATGCGCCCCAGCCCGTACGCGTCGCGCTTGCTGAGCCGCTCGTACTCCATGCCCCACCGCCAGTGCGGGTACCGCGTCGGGAAGCCCCCGTACGCCGCGATCTGGTTCATGACCTCGAAGGGCAGCACCTCGAACACGACCTCGAAGAAGTTGAGCCCGTACTCGAGCGCCTTGGCCTTGATGCGGGCCATGTGCTCGCGGAGCTCGGGCGAAAGGTCGGTGCTGGGCGTGCCGGGCATGGCGGAACTCCGGGCGGGCTGGCCGGCCCCCGGCAGTATCGGCATATTCACCCGTCTTCTACGAGCCGGGCGTCCGCGCGGGTCGCTCGATTCTCATTACTCGGGAATGGCGACGAGAAAGCTCGGCTGGGGCGTGGACTCGGTCTGGCCGCGCGTCCGCACGAGCAGCGGACGCCCGTTCACCAGGTTGAGCGGGTGCTTCGAGCGGGCCGCCCGCAGCGCCGGGCTGTCGCGCTCCGGGCGGAGCACGTCGTGGTCGGCCGGGCCGAAGATGCCCACGGTGACCATGCTGCGCCGCGGGCCGTGCCAGTAGTACGCGTCCGCGCCGTCCGCGCGGAGGGTTTCGGCGGCCTTCTCGGCGGCGGCCCGGATCTCGGCGAGGTCGGCGTCGGTGGGGTCCTTGCCGTCGCTGCGTTCGTACGCCGCCACCTGCAGGGTGTAGAGCGCGTCGCCCCCGCGCCGGGCGCGCACGCCGGCGAGGTCCAGTTCCGGGCGCCCGCCCTGCACGCCCTCGAACGCCGGGGGCGCCAGCACCGCGTGCTCGAACGGGCGCTCGCCGTTGAGTTCGATCGCCCGCACGCGGGCGAGGTCGGCGCGGGCGCGTTCGTCCGTCGCGCTGGGGTACGAGCCGTAGGCGACGACGGTCGAGCGGCCGCGGCGGAGGAGGCGCGCCTCGGGCAGGCCCGCCTGCTGACGGACGGTCGCGACCGTGCGCATGACCTCCAGGCCCTCCTGCGACGCGGGGATGGTCGAGAGCACGATCGTCCACGTCGGGTCGGGCGAG
The sequence above is drawn from the Planctomycetota bacterium genome and encodes:
- a CDS encoding SpoVR family protein; amino-acid sequence: MPGTPSTDLSPELREHMARIKAKALEYGLNFFEVVFEVLPFEVMNQIAAYGGFPTRYPHWRWGMEYERLSKRDAYGLGRIYEMVINNDPVYAYLQESNAVTDQKLVMAHVYGHADFFKNNLWFAKTNRKMMDEMANHSTRVRRHIERHGHEVVERFVDACLTIENLIDPHSVYKGAVDARPPSPRDDDGQSSDAFHAEKLPAKDYMDPFINPQEELDRQKREHEAEMKAQRARTPASPERDVLLFLLRHARLESWQQDVLAIVRDEAYYYAPQGMTKVMNEGWATYWHSKLMTQHFLEAREIVHYADQHSGVVYMPPGGFNPYKIGVELFKDIERRWNTGQHGPRWEDLRELGAKDAFDDKSMRGRDKIFEVRRIYNDVSFIDEFLTEEFVERHRMYQHARDPQTGEIKIVSRDFARVKQTLLHHLTNAGQPFIYVVDANYLNRGELVLAHKFSGVEVDAARAAEVLRSLRVIWGRPVHLLLRVNEEPHMLTLAEHAGKITKERVNEDTPRPAHSV